A DNA window from Hypomesus transpacificus isolate Combined female chromosome 24, fHypTra1, whole genome shotgun sequence contains the following coding sequences:
- the pnpla7b gene encoding patatin-like phospholipase domain-containing protein 7 isoform X2, with protein MDDKNEESCSVYPSLFPLSTEFTARMQQLMEDRTETSVWTGVLIGAVVSVSLIGIVVFLLYRRYKMAKDQAGVPQYRFRKRDKVMFYGRKIMRKVQTLSSVATPTSNSAPRQRTRKRTKVLSIARKILRIRKEPSPTLQPKEPPPSLLEADLTEFDVQNSHLPSEVLYMLKNVRVLGHFEKPLFLELCRHMVFVQLHEGESLFRPGDIDDSIYVVQDGRLELCIHESDGTDAVVKEVLAGDSVHSLLSILDVITGYPAPYKTVSARAAAPTTILRLPAAAFQSVFEKYPETLVRVIQIIMVRLQRVTFLALHNYLGLTTELFNQESQAIPLVSVASVLGEGNPGRVLRRQQSGSEDPGAEITEREKSHPSESPTIKFKKSRSHSTPMAVTDNATADLNAAYERAKIKEQEKPKAQEENPPSPSVHKSILKKCVTMVHTPSAVHHYTEAGGPSTGHVHHSKVNAIFHAAKKDLLKVFQLQDLSLLEGRVTLRQVKAGCVVASQGDQDVSVQFVISGVLHVYQRMIDREEDTLLFHTHPGEMVGHLAVLTGEPLIFSVRAHRDCSFLSISKAHFYEIMREDPRVVLNVAHQVVKRVSSFVRQIDFALDWMAVEAGRAVYRQGDKSDSTFIVLSGRLRSVIAKDDGKKELTGEYGRGDLIGVVEALTHMNRATTVHAVRDSELAKLPEGALNSIKRKYPQVVTRLIHLLGQKILGNMQQVNGPLAARSLALHTPGSKWDVGNPASNLSTVTILPVSDEVPLTAFTLELHHALTAIGPTLLLTSDIIKQRLGSAALDSVHEYRLSSWLGQQEDIHRIVLYQSDASLTPWTQRCIRQADCIIIVGLGEQDPAVGELERMLEGSAVRAQKQLVLLHREDGPPPRGTVEWLNMRSWISRHLHLSCPRRVFSKRSLPKLIEMYQRVFQKPPDRHSDFSRLARVLTGNTIALVLGGGGARGCSQVGILKALSESGIPVDLVGGTSIGSLIGALYAEDKSNSRLRVRAREWAMDMTSIFKKVLDLTYPVTSMFSGASFNSSVSSALKGKQIEDLWIPYFNITTDITASSMRVHTDGSLWRYVRASMSLSGYLPPLCDPKDGHLLMDGGYINNLPADVARSMGAKVVIAVDVGSQDETDLTNYGDSLNGWWLLWKRFNPLAERVKVLNMAEIQTRLAYVCCVRQLESVKDSDYCEYIRPPIDRYGTLDFGKFDEIAEVGYQHGKTLFDVWLRSGVVDKMLKDRHQEEFHKTKSGNVTCPNASFTDLAEIVSRIEPVKPALMDEEFSEEYQTDYDEEAVESALSDLDMSCYNSEQGEETADTDEEIQIGVRHRTPNHSNNVGL; from the exons ATGGATGACAAAAATGAGGAAAGCTGCAGTGTTTACCCG AGTCTGTTTCCACTCAGCACTGAGTTCACAGCAAGGATGCAGCAGTTGATGGAGGACAGAACAGAGACCTCTGTG TGGACTGGTGTGCTTATCGGGGCTgttgtatctgtctctctcattggcATTGTGGTGTTTCTGCTCTACAGAAGATACAAGATGGCCA AGGATCAGGCTGGAGTTCCTCAGTATCGTTTTAGGAAAAGAGACAAGGTCATGTTCTATGGCAGAAAGATAATGAGAAAG GTGCAGACTTTGTCCTCTGTTGCGACCCCCACCTCAAACTCAGCACCCCGGCAGCGAACCAGGAAGAGAACGAAAGTGTTATCAATAGCACGCAA GATCCTGCGTATTCGTAAAGAGCCATCTCCGACCCTGCAGCCAAAGGAGCCCCCTCCTTCTTTGCTGGAGGCTGACCTCACGGAGTTTGACGTGCAGAACTCTCATCTTCCCTCTGAGGTGCTGTACATGCTGAAGAACGTCAG ggTGCTGGGACACTTTGAGAAGCCTCTGTTTCTGGAGCTTTGTCGACACATGGTGTTTGTGCAGTTGCACGAGGGGGAAAGCCTGTTCCGCCCCGGTGACATCGACGACAGCATCTACGTGGTGCAAGATGGCCGCCTGGAGCTCTGCATCCATGAAAGT GATGGCACAGACGCAGTAGTTAAGGAGGTgttagctggagacagtgtccacAGCCTGCTCAGTATTCTGGATGTCATCACC GGTTACCCAGCGCCTTACAAGACGGTGTCTGCGAGGGCTGCCGCCCCCACCACCATCCTGCGTCTTCCAGCGGCGGCCTTCCAGTCTGTGTTTGAAAAATACCCAGAGACTCTTGTACGCGTTATCCAG ATCATTATGGTTCGCCTGCAGAGAGTAACCTTTCTGGCCCTACACAACTACCTGGGCCTTACCACGGAGCTCTTCAACCAG GAGAGCCAGGCCATACCCCTGGTGTCGGTGGCTAGTGTGCTGGGGGAGGGCAACCCAGGCAGGGTTCTACGGAGACAGCAGTCTGGGTCTGAGGACCCGGGAGCAGAAATCACAG agagagaaaagtccCACCCCTCAGAGAGCCCCACCATTAAATTCAAGAAGTCTCGTTCTCACTCCACTCCTATGGCGGTCACAG ACAACGCCACCGCAGACCTCAACGCTGCGTACGAGAGAGCCAAGATAAAGGAGCAGGAGAAACCGAAAGCACAGGAAGAGAACCCGCCAAGCCCTTCTGTACATAAG TCTATCCTGAAGAAGTGTGTGACCATGGTCCACACGCCCTCAGCTGTGCACCACTACACTGAGGCAGGGGGCCCCTCTACAGGCCATGTCCACCACAGCAAGGTCAACGCCATCTTCCATGCTGCCAAGAAGGACCTCCTCAAAGTCTTCCAACTGCAG gacctGAGTCTGCTGGAAGGCAGGGTAACTCTACGCCAGGTCAAGGCCGGATGTGTGGTGGCCAGCCAGGGGGACCAG GACGTGAGTGTGCAGTTTGTCATCTCGGGTGTGCTGCACGTGTATCAGCGCATGATAGACCGCGAGGAGGACACGCTGctgttccacacacaccctggggaGATGGTGGGTCACCTGGCCGTGCTCACAGGAGAACCCCTCATCTTCAGTGTACGCGCCCACCGCGACTGCAGCTTCCTATCCATCTCCAAGGCCCACTTCTATGA GATCATGCGTGAGGACCCCAGGGTGGTGCTGAACGTAGCTCACCAGGTGGTGAAGAGGGTGTCTTCCTTTGTCAGACAGATCGACTTTGCACTGGACTGGATGGCAGTGGAGGCAGGACGTGCTGTCTACAG ACAAGGAGACAAGTCAGACAGTACATTTATAGTTCTCAGCGGCCGCTTACGGTCGGTCATAGCAAAGGATGATGGGAAGAAGGAGCTGACAGGCGAGTATGGCCGCGGTGACCTGATCGGCGTGGTGGAAGCCCTGACCCACATGAACCGGGCAACAACGGTACACGCTGTCAGGGACTCGGAGTTAGCCAAGCTGCCAGAGGGAGCGCTCAACTCCATCAAGAGGAAGTACccccaggtcgtcacccggctCATCCACCTGCTGGGGCAGAAAATCCTGGGGAACATGCAGCAGGTCAATGGACCcctggcag ctcGTAGTCTGGCCCTCCACACCCCGGGCAGTAAGTGGGATGTGGGGAACCCGGCCTCCAACCTCTCCACAGTCACCATCCTGCCCGTGTCGGACGAGGTTCCCCTCACTGCCTTCACCCTGGAGCTGCACCACGCACTGACTGCCATCG GTCCAACTTTACTCTTGACAAGTGACATCATCAAGCAACGACTGGGCTCTGCAGCACTGGACAG tGTTCATGAGTACCGCCTGTCCAGTTGGCTGGGTCAACAGGAGGACATCCACCGCATTGTCCTCTACCAGTCCGACGCCAGCCTCACCCCCTGGACCCAGCGCTGCATTCGCCAGGCTGACTGCATCATTATCGTGGGACTGGGCGAGCAGGACCCGgctgtgggggag CTGGAGCGCATGCTGGAGGGCAGCGCGGTGCGAGCCCAGAAACAGCTGGTGCTGTTGCACCGTGAGGATGGACCCCCGCCGAGAGGCACCGTGGAGTGGCTCAACATGAGGAGCTGGATCTCCAGACACCTCCACCTGTCCTGCCCGCGCAGGGTCTTCTCCAAGAGGAGCCTGCCAaagctg ATAGAGATGTACCAGCGTGTGTTCCAGAAGCCTCCAGACCGTCACTCGGACTTCTCCCGCCTGGCCAGGGTGTTGACAGGCAACACCATCGCACtggtgctggggggagggggagccag GGGCTGTTCTCAAGTCGGCATCCTCAAGGCCCTGAGTGAATCAGGCATCCCTGTGGACTTGGTGGGTGGAACCTCTATCGGCTCTCTGATTGGGGCATTATACGCAGAGGATAAGAGCAACAGTCGCTTGAGAGTCCGAGCTCGGGAATGGGCGATG GACATGACCTCCATCTTCAAAAAGGTCCTTGACCTCACTTATCCTGTCACCTCAATGTTCTCCGGAGCTTCCTTCAACTCCAGCGTTAGCTCGGCCCTTAAGGGCAAACAGATAGAG GATCTGTGGATCCCCTACTTCAACATCACTACAGACATCACAGCTTCCTCCATGAGGGTCCACACTGATG GATCACTGTGGAGGTATGTCCGTGCCAGCATGTCTCTGTCGGGCtaccttccccctctctgtgaCCCTAAGGATGGACACCTTCTCATGGATGGAGGTTACATCAACAACCTGCCTG CTGACGTTGCACGATCCATGGGAGCCAAGGTTGTGATAGCCGTTGACGTGGGCAGCCAGGACGAGACCGACCTCACCAACTACGGTGACTCGCTCAACGGCTGGTGGTTGCTATGGAAACGCTTCAACCCCCTGGCAGAGAGAGTCAAG GTGTTGAACATGGCAGAGATCCAGACCAGGCTGGCttatgtgtgctgtgtgaggcAGCTGGAGTCTGTGAAAGACAGCGATTACTGCGAGTACATACGCCCCCCCATCGATCGCTACGGCACGCTGGACTTTGGCAAATTTGACGAAATTGCT GAAGTGGGATACCAGCATGGGAAAACACTATTTGACGTGTGGCTACGCAGCGGGGTTGTGGACAAGATGCTAAAGGACAGACACCAAGAGGAGTTTCATAAAACTAAGAGTGGCAAC GTGACGTGTCCCAATGCCTCCTTTACTGACCTGGCAGAGATTGTGTCTAGAATTGAGCCAGTTAAACCAGCCCTGATGGATG AGGAGTTTTCGGAGGAGTACCAGACAGACTATGATGAGGAGGCGGTGGAGAGTGCCCTGTCTGATCTGGATATGTCTTGTTACAACAGTGAGCAAGGGGAAGAGACTGCTGACACA gaTGAAGAAATTCAAATTGGTGTTCGACATCGGACACCGAACCACTCCAACAATGTCGGCCTGTGA